From Verrucomicrobiota bacterium, a single genomic window includes:
- a CDS encoding four helix bundle protein: MSSESLEQFMGYRLAMELFDLVVDDFANMAKKPALDRLVSQQLASADSIAANIEEGHGRETTKEYIRFLVIARGSARETKGRYVRMRRWFKTELVEERCDQCDHIIAILTKTMTSLKKRGTQP; the protein is encoded by the coding sequence ATGAGCTCGGAGTCCCTGGAACAATTTATGGGCTATCGGCTGGCGATGGAGCTCTTTGATTTGGTCGTGGATGATTTTGCCAATATGGCAAAAAAACCGGCTCTTGATCGACTGGTGTCACAGCAGCTAGCGAGCGCCGATTCAATCGCTGCGAACATCGAGGAAGGACACGGCCGCGAAACCACCAAGGAATACATACGATTCCTGGTTATAGCCCGCGGATCTGCCAGAGAAACAAAAGGCCGCTACGTTCGCATGCGACGCTGGTTTAAAACAGAACTTGTCGAAGAACGGTGTGATCAATGTGACCACATCATCGCCATCCTTACCAAGACGATGACTAGCCTAAAAAAAAGAGGAACGCAGCCATGA
- a CDS encoding efflux RND transporter periplasmic adaptor subunit: MNNKTVLIQVGTGVGILLIGLIAGRFLIPSSNESFTDHQTHTTQKGVGEATIWTCSMHPQIQQPEPGNCPICGMTLIPVAKDGGSDDGPRTLSMSESSRALADIQTTEIKREYPEAKIRLVGKLDYDETRLKSLTARFPARIDELFVNFTGLEVTVGQHLAEVYSPDLLSAQRELLTAYRSNPNNSITQAAREKLRLWDLLPDQIEEILNNGEATDRFVLRAPVGGVVVAKNVKEGDYLKTGDPLFKIVDLSRLWLYLDAYESDLAWLRYGQDVAFTVESFPGETFHGQIAFIEPEVNRSTRTVSVRVNVSNTDKRLKPGMFARGEISAKMADGGKVFAPELAGKWISPMHPEIIKNAPGQCDVCGMDLVSAEKLGYVEEIEELAPLIIPASAVLRTGKRAVVYIEIPETKRPTFEGREIVLGSRAGDYFLVAEGLSDGDRVVTQGAFKIDSSLQIQAKPSMMSETGRGAQGAGHGHNHEGTGQVMEAEHLSISTDLAKKILPLYLKLQSSLAGDDLQLSKEQLKAMMETTGHAGALPELIHKMMDADSLDDIRRPHFDTLSEAMIDAVRSDSHVFEGDLYQMHCPMVYDTTGADWLQVTDDLRNPYFGASMLTCGEVKENLTSHEGHGHETSVEGRGAREGEK; the protein is encoded by the coding sequence ATGAATAACAAAACCGTTTTAATACAAGTAGGAACAGGCGTAGGTATCTTATTGATCGGACTGATCGCAGGCCGGTTTCTCATACCTTCGTCAAATGAATCTTTCACCGACCATCAAACGCATACTACACAAAAAGGCGTGGGGGAAGCCACTATCTGGACCTGTTCCATGCACCCGCAAATCCAGCAACCCGAACCCGGGAATTGCCCCATTTGCGGGATGACCCTAATCCCGGTAGCAAAAGACGGCGGAAGTGATGACGGACCACGGACTCTGAGCATGAGCGAGAGCTCGCGTGCGCTTGCAGATATCCAGACCACAGAAATCAAACGAGAATACCCCGAAGCCAAGATTCGGCTGGTAGGTAAACTGGATTACGACGAGACAAGGCTCAAGTCTTTGACCGCCAGATTCCCCGCACGAATCGACGAACTCTTTGTCAATTTTACAGGACTGGAGGTCACAGTAGGGCAGCACTTGGCAGAAGTTTACAGCCCCGATCTTCTTTCCGCTCAACGGGAATTACTAACAGCCTACAGGAGCAATCCCAACAATTCGATCACCCAAGCCGCACGAGAAAAACTGCGCCTGTGGGACTTGCTACCCGACCAGATTGAAGAGATCCTGAACAACGGCGAGGCGACAGACCGATTCGTATTGCGTGCGCCGGTAGGTGGCGTGGTGGTAGCCAAAAATGTAAAAGAAGGCGACTACCTGAAGACCGGTGATCCGTTGTTTAAAATCGTGGATCTGAGCCGGCTCTGGCTCTACCTCGATGCTTATGAATCAGACCTCGCCTGGCTCCGCTACGGGCAGGATGTGGCATTTACAGTCGAGTCATTCCCAGGTGAGACCTTTCACGGACAGATCGCTTTCATCGAACCGGAAGTAAATCGAAGCACTCGGACCGTTTCCGTACGGGTCAATGTTTCGAACACGGACAAACGCCTCAAACCCGGCATGTTTGCTCGCGGTGAAATTTCAGCCAAAATGGCGGACGGCGGGAAAGTGTTCGCCCCGGAGTTGGCTGGAAAATGGATCAGTCCGATGCATCCTGAGATCATTAAAAATGCTCCTGGCCAATGCGATGTCTGCGGTATGGATCTTGTCTCAGCTGAGAAGCTTGGATACGTCGAGGAGATTGAGGAGCTAGCCCCGTTGATCATACCAGCATCGGCGGTCCTTCGCACCGGCAAGCGCGCTGTCGTTTATATCGAAATCCCAGAAACCAAACGACCCACGTTTGAAGGACGGGAAATAGTTCTCGGGTCACGGGCAGGAGATTATTTTCTGGTCGCTGAAGGACTAAGCGATGGAGACCGCGTGGTGACCCAAGGTGCTTTCAAAATTGATAGCTCCCTCCAGATTCAAGCCAAACCCAGCATGATGAGTGAGACGGGACGAGGGGCACAGGGCGCGGGGCACGGGCACAACCACGAAGGCACCGGGCAAGTGATGGAAGCAGAACACCTGTCCATCAGCACGGACCTGGCAAAAAAGATCCTGCCTCTTTACCTAAAGCTCCAAAGTAGCTTGGCCGGGGACGACCTTCAATTGTCAAAAGAGCAGCTCAAAGCAATGATGGAAACCACAGGCCATGCAGGAGCACTCCCAGAATTGATCCATAAAATGATGGACGCCGATTCTCTCGATGACATTCGGCGTCCGCATTTCGATACGCTTTCTGAGGCAATGATTGACGCCGTCCGGTCGGATTCTCACGTGTTTGAAGGAGATCTGTATCAAATGCACTGCCCGATGGTTTACGACACAACTGGTGCCGATTGGCTCCAGGTCACCGACGACCTGAGAAATCCCTACTTCGGCGCCTCCATGCTCACCTGTGGTGAGGTGAAAGAAAATCTGACCTCGCACGAGGGACATGGGCACGAGACGAGTGTCGAGGGGCGTGGGGCGAGGGAGGGAGAGAAATGA
- a CDS encoding TolC family protein, producing MKLPKISHLYRPPIYFLILISLSLNTSALSEHFSATDLHSYLIRAQSANPQLKAFEARYEAATKRIPQLSSLPDPMFQVTHFVESVQTRTGPQENVFMVSQRIPWFGKLSSRESMATADAEALWFTYQNQQLMLARTVSIHYYEYSFTGQAIELTQENLVLLENLEPIVEEKVKAGGSLNSLLMLKVEIGKMNDKLQSLKQRRIARSAQLNELLNLSPELILPWPTWEEPAIESLNGLALSQSIQANNPELEMLKRKIDSAEARREIARLESSPDFNLGFNYIQTGDPVVNPLTPDAGRDPWALTFAVNIPIWGNKNAAGRDEALASKRATENDYQHRLNALKTELSISISQLDDANRRLKLYGEELLGLARQAVENSQSSYRGGQTGILEVIDSERSLLELQLLHRRAATDAWQQRITIQSLANQPILETFKATQSHE from the coding sequence ATGAAACTACCTAAAATCAGTCACCTTTACCGGCCGCCAATCTACTTTCTAATCCTGATCAGTTTAAGTTTAAATACTTCAGCACTATCAGAGCATTTCAGCGCAACCGATCTGCATTCCTATTTAATACGGGCACAGTCGGCCAATCCACAATTGAAGGCTTTCGAAGCTCGATATGAAGCGGCGACTAAACGTATCCCACAACTATCGTCATTGCCCGACCCGATGTTTCAGGTAACTCACTTTGTCGAATCGGTCCAGACACGTACGGGTCCACAAGAAAACGTGTTTATGGTCAGCCAACGCATTCCCTGGTTCGGGAAATTGAGCAGCCGGGAATCAATGGCCACGGCAGATGCGGAAGCCCTTTGGTTTACCTACCAAAACCAACAACTCATGCTGGCTCGTACCGTATCGATCCACTATTACGAATACTCATTTACAGGACAAGCCATTGAACTCACGCAGGAAAACCTGGTGCTGCTAGAGAATCTTGAGCCCATTGTAGAAGAAAAAGTGAAAGCCGGAGGTAGTCTCAATTCACTTCTCATGCTTAAAGTGGAAATCGGTAAAATGAACGATAAGCTGCAGTCTCTGAAGCAGAGACGTATCGCGAGATCAGCCCAATTGAACGAACTCCTGAACTTATCTCCGGAATTAATTCTACCCTGGCCGACCTGGGAAGAACCGGCGATTGAGTCTCTCAATGGTTTGGCACTGAGCCAATCCATTCAAGCGAACAACCCGGAGCTCGAAATGCTTAAACGCAAAATCGATAGCGCAGAGGCCAGGCGAGAAATCGCACGCCTAGAAAGTTCGCCCGATTTCAACCTCGGTTTTAACTATATACAAACCGGTGATCCAGTGGTTAATCCATTAACCCCAGACGCAGGTAGAGACCCATGGGCATTAACGTTTGCAGTGAACATTCCTATCTGGGGCAACAAGAATGCCGCCGGTCGTGATGAGGCGCTAGCAAGCAAACGCGCCACCGAAAATGATTACCAACATCGCCTCAATGCCTTAAAAACTGAATTGAGCATAAGTATTTCCCAGCTCGATGACGCCAACCGTCGCCTCAAACTTTACGGCGAGGAGCTATTGGGACTGGCCCGACAAGCCGTCGAAAATAGTCAGTCCAGCTACCGCGGAGGCCAAACCGGAATCCTTGAAGTCATAGACAGCGAACGGTCGTTACTTGAACTACAACTTCTCCATAGGCGAGCAGCCACCGATGCCTGGCAACAGCGTATCACCATTCAATCCTTAGCCAATCAACCCATTTTAGAAACCTTTAAAGCAACCCAAAGCCATGAATAA
- a CDS encoding helix-turn-helix transcriptional regulator gives MKIHIRSSQDLGELIGSARRRRGLSQRDVAKELGVTQAWISRVERGNQKCWIGQVLRLASFLDVNLVGELSTDDKSETQAQGEYPDLDAFLNES, from the coding sequence ATGAAGATTCATATTCGAAGTAGCCAGGATTTGGGGGAACTTATTGGTTCGGCTCGGAGGAGGCGTGGACTGTCTCAGAGAGATGTGGCGAAAGAACTGGGGGTGACGCAGGCCTGGATCTCGCGAGTTGAGCGAGGAAATCAGAAATGCTGGATTGGACAGGTACTTCGATTGGCGTCTTTCCTGGATGTGAACTTGGTGGGTGAGCTTTCGACCGATGATAAGAGTGAAACGCAGGCCCAGGGTGAGTATCCGGATT